One Nicotiana sylvestris chromosome 12, ASM39365v2, whole genome shotgun sequence genomic window carries:
- the LOC104235817 gene encoding ABC transporter G family member 20-like: protein MVLPKCLRRDEDMTRTKVLLNDISGEARKGEIMAVLGASGSGKSTLIDALANHIKKESLKGSVTLNGEVLESKFLKMISAYVMQDDLLFPMLTVEETLMFSAEFHLPTTLSWSRKKERVRALLDQLDLQNAANTMIGDEGHRGVSGGERRRVSIGIGIIHDPILLFLDEPTSGLDSTCAYTVVKVLQKIAQSGSIVIMSIHQPSHRILCLLDHLIFLSCGQIVFSGSPANLPQYFAELGSPIPRDANQTEFALDFIQKVEGTPNGTKNLVEFNRSWQRENPTCISFFKGPKPSLQDAISACVSRGKLVSGAKNIGHNLSSLDVAKFVNPFWIEMVVIAKRSILNSMRMPELFYVRFGGAVATGIILGTLFRKLDNSPEGIQERFGFFAFAISTIYYICAEAMLIFIQERDIFMRETAHNAYRCSSYVLSHAITSIPSLLVLSLAFAVTTYWSVGLAHGFSGFLFFLLFIFVSFWTANSFITFLSGFIYNGIVGYTLVTRIFGCFLLLSGFFIRRDEIAPYWIWFHYMSLVKYPYQGVLQNEFDDPHKCFVKGIQIFDASPLKDVTESLKIELLQDMSKILDMNITNSTCLTTGTDILKQTGVNDLDKWTSLWITIALGIFYRILFYFALLIGSKNKRR from the coding sequence ATGGTACTTCCTAAGTGCTTGAGGAGAGATGAGGACATGACTCGCACGAAGGTATTGTTGAATGACATTTCAGGCGAAGCAAGGAAAGGTGAAATCATGGCAGTTCTTGGTGCTAGTGGTTCGGGAAAATCAACGTTGATCGATGCCCTTGCAAACCATATAAAAAAGGAAAGTCTTAAAGGTAGTGTAACATTGAATGGTGAAGTTTTGGAGTCCAAGTTTCTCAAAATGATCTCAGCTTATGTTATGCAAGATGACCTCTTGTTTCCTATGTTGACAGTCGAAGAGACCCTCATGTTCTCAGCCGAATTCCATCTCCCTACGACTTTATCTTGGTCAAGAAAGAAGGAAAGAGTTCGAGCATTGCTCGATCAACTAGACTTGCAAAATGCTGCTAATACAATGATTGGAGATGAAGGCCACAGGGGAGTGTCAGGTGGAGAGCGAAGGCGTGTTTCTATTGGAATAGGTATCATTCATGACCCTATTCTCCTATTTCTTGATGAGCCTACTTCAGGACTTGATTCTACTTGTGCTTATACGGTGGTCAAGGTCTTGCAAAAAATAGCTCAAAGTGGAAGTATTGTGATCATGTCAATTCACCAGCCAAGTCATAGAATCCTTTGTTTGTTAGACCATTTGATCTTTCTCTCATGTGGTCAAATAGTGTTTAGTGGCTCTCCTGCAAACCTTCCTCAGTACTTTGCTGAATTGGGAAGTCCAATTCCAAGAGATGCAAATCAAACAGAATTTGCTCTGGATTTCATACAAAAAGTAGAAGGAACCCCGAATGGAACCAAGAATTTGGTGGAATTCAATAGATCATGGCAAAGAGAAAATCCAACTTGCATCAGCTTTTTCAAAGGACCTAAACCATCGTTGCAAGATGCGATAAGTGCATGTGTTTCAAGGGGAAAATTAGTCTCAGGAGCAAAGAATATCGGCCACAATCTTTCTTCCTTAGATGTCGCAAAATTTGTTAATCCATTCTGGATAGAAATGGTTGTGATAGCAAAAAGATCTATACTTAACTCCATGAGAATGCCTGAGCTGTTCTACGTGCGTTTTGGTGGTGCTGTTGCAACTGGGATCATCCTTGGTACTCTCTTCAGGAAATTGGACAATTCCCCAGAAGGGATTCAAGAAAGGTTCGGTTTCTTTGCCTTTGCCATTTCCACAATCTATTACATTTGTGCTGAAGCCATGCTAATCTTCATCCAAGAAAGGGATATTTTCATGAGAGAGACAGCGCACAATGCTTATCGCTGTTCCTCCTATGTTCTCTCCCATGCCATTACCTCAATTCCTTCCCTATTAGTCCTTTCCCTTGCATTTGCTGTCACAACTTATTGGTCTGTGGGACTTGCTCATGGCTTTTCgggttttcttttcttcttgctCTTCATATTTGTCTCATTTTGGACTGCAAATTCCTTCATCACATTCCTCTCCGGATTCATTTACAATGGAATAGTGGGTTATACACTAGTTACCAGGATTTTTGGCTGTTTTTTGTTGTTAAGTGGCTTCTTCATCAGACGAGATGAGATCGCCCCTTATTGGATTTGGTTTCACTATATGTCTCTAGTGAAATACCCTTATCAAGGGGTTTTACAGAATGAATTTGATGATCCACACAAGTGTTTCGTAAAGGGTATCCAGATTTTTGATGCCTCGCCGTTGAAGGATGTTACTGAGTCATTGAAGATCGAGTTGTTGCAAGACATGAGCAAGATATTGGATATGAACATAACAAACTCGACTTGTTTGACAACAGGAACAGATATATTGAAGCAAACTGGGGTGAATGATTTAGACAAATGGACTAGTTTGTGGATCACCATTGCTTTGGGAATTTTCTACAGGATTCTCTTCTATTTTGCTTTGTTGATTGGAAGCAAAAATAAGAGAC